In one window of Hyla sarda isolate aHylSar1 chromosome 1, aHylSar1.hap1, whole genome shotgun sequence DNA:
- the LOC130296299 gene encoding oocyte zinc finger protein XlCOF22-like isoform X1: MEEWEYVEGHKDQYKDQVIMEDQQPLTSPDGVMDRNPPERCPRSLDSQDCPEGNVPENHQGGDLTNNKVEDKEERMMGDHPCMREVKEEIPGSVTPDGVMDRNPPERCPRPLYSQDCPEGNVPENHQGGDLTNNKVEDEEERMMDHHPCMREVKEEIPGSVTPDDWRSQYLMSSDFKTDDDDITQDTYEEHSIFPDTPSALHSQDLSPDLFKQVLSSDSSQTMGQNLSPDTGVIHRTALIEEKPSLCTEYDESFTVKSNLVQHQIDHSNRRIRQRTRKGEKPFSCSECGKCFCQRSDLVCHQRTHTGEKPFICSECGKCFARKFCLVTHQRIHTGEKPYPCAECGKSFCKRSDLVCHQRTHTGEKPYKCKECGKCFCQKLHLVRHQMIHTGEKPFSCLECGKSFTAKSSLVIHERSHTGEKPFSCPECGKSFTRKSHLVEHQMAHTGKKPFSCSECGKCFSRKSHILKHQRTHLKEQAFHTQNVGKVFFSKQFFLNIRKVT; encoded by the exons atggaggagtgggagtatgtagaaggacacaaggatcagtacaaggatcaggtcataatggaggatcagcagcccctcacatcaccag atggagtcatggatagaaatccacccgagaggtgtccccgttcTCTggattcccaggactgtccagagggaaatgtcccagagaaccatcag ggaggagatctgactaataataaagtggagGATAAAGAAGAGAGGATGATGGGCGATCACCCCtgtatgagggaagtgaaggaggaaattccaggaaGTGTTACCCCAG atggagtcatggatagaaatccacccgagaggtgtccccgtcctctgtattcccaggactgtccagagggaaatgtcccagagaaccatcag ggaggagatctgactaataataaagtggaggatgaagaagagaggatgaTGGACCATCACCCCtgtatgagggaagtgaaggaggaaattccaggaagtgttaccccag ATGACTGGAGATCACAATATCTAATGTCTTCAGATTTTAaaactgatgatgatgatatcacacaagatacatatgaagaacattccattttcccagatacaccctcagcccttcacagccaagatctgtcaccTGATCTGTTTAAGCAGGTTCTTTCTTCTGATTCATCACAGACTATGGGGCAAAATCTAAGTCCCGATACTGGTGTTATACATCGAACAGCTCTGATAGAAGAAAAACCATCTTTATGCACAGAATATGATGAATCTTTTACCGTAAAATCAAATCTTGTACAACATCAAATAGATCACTCAAATCGTCGTATACGTCAAAGAACGCGCAAaggagagaagccgttttcatgttcagaatgtgggaaatgtttctgtCAGCGATCAGATCTTGTTtgtcatcagagaactcacacaggggaaaagccatttatatgttcagaatgtggcaaatgttttgCGCGGAAATTTTGCCTTGTgacacatcaaagaattcacacaggggagaagccatatccatgtgcagaatgtggtaaATCTTTTTGTAAGCGATCAGATCTTGTTtgtcatcagagaactcacacaggcgaGAAGCCATATAAGTGtaaagaatgtgggaaatgtttttgtcAGAAATTACATCTTGTTCGACATCAGatgattcacacaggagagaagccattttcttgtTTAGAATGTGGAAAAAGTTTTACTGCTAAATCATCGCTTGTTATACATGAAAGAAGTCACACGGGGGAAAAGCCATTTTCTTGCCCAGAATGCGGAAAAAGTTTTACTAGAAAATCGCATCTTGTTGAGCATCAAATGGCTCACACAGGAAAGAAGcctttttcatgttcagaatgtggcaaatgtttttCTCGGAAATCACATATTCttaaacatcagagaactcacctGAAAGAGCAAGCATTTCATACCCAGAATGTAGGAAAAGTTTTTTTCAGCAAACAATTCTTCTTAAACATCAGAAAAGTCACATAG
- the LOC130296299 gene encoding oocyte zinc finger protein XlCOF6.1-like isoform X2: protein MEEWEYVEGHKDQYKDQVIMEDQQPLTSPDGVMDRNPPERCPRSLDSQDCPEGNVPENHQGGDLTNNKVEDKEERMMGDHPCMREVKEEIPGSVTPDDWRSQYLMSSDFKTDDDDITQDTYEEHSIFPDTPSALHSQDLSPDLFKQVLSSDSSQTMGQNLSPDTGVIHRTALIEEKPSLCTEYDESFTVKSNLVQHQIDHSNRRIRQRTRKGEKPFSCSECGKCFCQRSDLVCHQRTHTGEKPFICSECGKCFARKFCLVTHQRIHTGEKPYPCAECGKSFCKRSDLVCHQRTHTGEKPYKCKECGKCFCQKLHLVRHQMIHTGEKPFSCLECGKSFTAKSSLVIHERSHTGEKPFSCPECGKSFTRKSHLVEHQMAHTGKKPFSCSECGKCFSRKSHILKHQRTHLKEQAFHTQNVGKVFFSKQFFLNIRKVT, encoded by the exons atggaggagtgggagtatgtagaaggacacaaggatcagtacaaggatcaggtcataatggaggatcagcagcccctcacatcaccag atggagtcatggatagaaatccacccgagaggtgtccccgttcTCTggattcccaggactgtccagagggaaatgtcccagagaaccatcag ggaggagatctgactaataataaagtggagGATAAAGAAGAGAGGATGATGGGCGATCACCCCtgtatgagggaagtgaaggaggaaattccaggaaGTGTTACCCCAG ATGACTGGAGATCACAATATCTAATGTCTTCAGATTTTAaaactgatgatgatgatatcacacaagatacatatgaagaacattccattttcccagatacaccctcagcccttcacagccaagatctgtcaccTGATCTGTTTAAGCAGGTTCTTTCTTCTGATTCATCACAGACTATGGGGCAAAATCTAAGTCCCGATACTGGTGTTATACATCGAACAGCTCTGATAGAAGAAAAACCATCTTTATGCACAGAATATGATGAATCTTTTACCGTAAAATCAAATCTTGTACAACATCAAATAGATCACTCAAATCGTCGTATACGTCAAAGAACGCGCAAaggagagaagccgttttcatgttcagaatgtgggaaatgtttctgtCAGCGATCAGATCTTGTTtgtcatcagagaactcacacaggggaaaagccatttatatgttcagaatgtggcaaatgttttgCGCGGAAATTTTGCCTTGTgacacatcaaagaattcacacaggggagaagccatatccatgtgcagaatgtggtaaATCTTTTTGTAAGCGATCAGATCTTGTTtgtcatcagagaactcacacaggcgaGAAGCCATATAAGTGtaaagaatgtgggaaatgtttttgtcAGAAATTACATCTTGTTCGACATCAGatgattcacacaggagagaagccattttcttgtTTAGAATGTGGAAAAAGTTTTACTGCTAAATCATCGCTTGTTATACATGAAAGAAGTCACACGGGGGAAAAGCCATTTTCTTGCCCAGAATGCGGAAAAAGTTTTACTAGAAAATCGCATCTTGTTGAGCATCAAATGGCTCACACAGGAAAGAAGcctttttcatgttcagaatgtggcaaatgtttttCTCGGAAATCACATATTCttaaacatcagagaactcacctGAAAGAGCAAGCATTTCATACCCAGAATGTAGGAAAAGTTTTTTTCAGCAAACAATTCTTCTTAAACATCAGAAAAGTCACATAG